A single Micromonospora sp. CCTCC AA 2012012 DNA region contains:
- a CDS encoding metallophosphoesterase: protein MLAMATFVGFAVLVTALIHLYLWKRLVRDTTGPGRWRRLGGLVALLLALLVPATMAGTRSGMYWLAWPGYLWLALMFYLLVLLLVLEVPVAVAKLVLRRRAAATAPAVTAPELALVGSGSAPARPGPDSAPARPGSGSAPVEAESAPAGTAGPADPPPAAPAGAAADQPDHDPSRRLLLARGAAIFAGLTAAGVTGYGVRTAMGPPQLDRVRIPLAKLPRSMDGLRIATVSDIHLGPLRGRAHTERIVEMINRMDADLVAVVGDLVDGSVAELGEAAEPLRDLRSRYGSFFVTGNHEYYSGVEEWVREVDRLGLRVLQNERLEIRSRGGVLDLAGVNDVSAAGTGLAAPADYAAALGDRDPSRPVVLLAHQPVAAHEAAKFGVDLQLSGHTHGGQMVPFNLAVKLQQPVVSGLGEVDGTKVYVTNGAGFWGPPVRVGAPPQVTLVELRAP, encoded by the coding sequence GTGTTGGCGATGGCGACCTTCGTGGGCTTCGCGGTGCTCGTCACCGCCCTCATCCACCTCTATCTGTGGAAGCGGCTGGTCCGGGACACCACCGGGCCGGGCCGCTGGCGCCGCCTCGGCGGCCTCGTGGCGCTGCTGCTGGCGCTGCTGGTCCCGGCCACCATGGCCGGCACCCGCAGCGGCATGTACTGGTTGGCCTGGCCGGGCTACCTCTGGCTGGCGCTGATGTTCTATCTGCTGGTGCTCCTGCTGGTGCTGGAGGTGCCGGTGGCGGTGGCGAAGCTGGTGCTGCGCCGCCGCGCGGCGGCCACCGCGCCGGCCGTCACCGCGCCGGAGCTCGCCCTGGTCGGCTCCGGGTCCGCACCGGCCCGACCCGGCCCCGACTCCGCACCGGCCCGCCCCGGATCCGGGTCCGCGCCGGTCGAGGCCGAGTCCGCGCCGGCCGGGACCGCCGGCCCCGCAGACCCGCCGCCCGCCGCGCCGGCAGGGGCGGCGGCGGACCAGCCGGACCACGACCCGTCGCGGCGGCTGCTGCTGGCCCGGGGCGCGGCGATCTTCGCCGGCCTGACCGCCGCCGGCGTCACCGGGTACGGCGTCCGCACCGCGATGGGCCCACCGCAGCTCGACCGGGTACGGATCCCGCTGGCCAAGCTGCCGCGCAGCATGGACGGCCTGCGGATCGCCACCGTCTCCGACATCCACCTCGGACCGCTGCGCGGACGGGCGCACACCGAGCGGATCGTCGAAATGATCAACCGGATGGACGCGGACCTGGTGGCCGTCGTCGGTGACCTGGTCGACGGCTCGGTGGCCGAGCTGGGCGAGGCGGCGGAGCCGCTGCGTGACCTGCGCTCCCGCTACGGCAGCTTCTTCGTCACCGGCAACCACGAGTACTACTCGGGCGTGGAGGAGTGGGTCCGGGAGGTCGACCGGCTCGGGCTGCGGGTGCTGCAGAACGAGCGGCTGGAGATCCGGTCCCGGGGCGGCGTGCTCGACCTGGCCGGGGTGAACGACGTGAGCGCGGCCGGCACCGGTCTCGCCGCCCCGGCCGACTACGCCGCCGCGCTCGGCGACCGCGACCCGAGCCGCCCGGTGGTGCTGCTGGCCCACCAGCCGGTGGCGGCGCACGAGGCGGCGAAGTTCGGCGTCGACCTCCAGCTCTCCGGGCACACCCACGGCGGCCAGATGGTGCCCTTCAACCTGGCCGTGAAGCTCCAGCAGCCGGTGGTGTCCGGTCTGGGTGAGGTGGACGGCACCAAGGTCTACGTGACCAACGGTGCGGGCTTCTGGGGGCCGCCGGTCCGGGTCGGCGCGCCGCCGCAGGTCACCCTGGTCGAGCTGCGCGCCCCATAG
- a CDS encoding MoaD/ThiS family protein, with the protein MELTVRYFAGARAAAGRSEESASAGRCLDELLDELTERHGERLATVLKAASFLVDGVACHDRRAPLPAGTTVDVLPPFAGG; encoded by the coding sequence GTGGAACTCACCGTCCGCTACTTCGCCGGAGCACGGGCCGCCGCCGGTCGCTCCGAGGAGTCCGCATCCGCCGGGCGCTGCCTGGACGAACTCCTCGACGAACTCACCGAGCGGCACGGCGAGCGACTCGCCACCGTGCTGAAGGCGGCGAGTTTCCTGGTCGACGGCGTGGCCTGCCATGATCGTCGGGCACCGCTGCCGGCCGGGACGACGGTGGACGTACTGCCCCCCTTCGCCGGGGGCTGA
- the moaA gene encoding GTP 3',8-cyclase MoaA — MTAAPTTDGVLVDRYGRVARDLRVSLTDKCNLRCTYCMPAEGLPWLAGPQLLTDDEIVRLVRVAVQHLGITEVRFTGGEPLIRPGVVGIVAAVAALEPRPRISVTTNGIGLARLAPTLRAAGLDRVNVSLDTLDRERFAALTRRDRLADVLAGLAGAAEAGLTPVKINSVLMRGVNDDEAPALLRFALDHGYQLRFIEQMPLDAQHGWDRATMVTADEILAALAREFDLTPDPAARGAAPAETWLVGGGPATVGVIGSVTRPFCGDCDRTRLTADGQVRACLFATDESDLRAALRAGADDADLAARWRTAMWGKRAGHGIDDPTFLQPARPMSAIGG; from the coding sequence GTGACCGCCGCCCCGACCACCGACGGGGTCCTCGTCGACCGGTACGGCCGTGTCGCCCGGGACCTTCGGGTCTCGCTGACCGACAAGTGCAACCTGCGCTGCACGTACTGCATGCCGGCCGAGGGGCTGCCCTGGCTGGCCGGGCCGCAGCTGCTGACCGACGACGAGATCGTCCGGCTGGTCCGGGTCGCGGTGCAGCACCTCGGCATCACCGAGGTCCGGTTCACCGGCGGGGAGCCGCTGATCCGGCCCGGGGTGGTCGGCATCGTGGCGGCCGTGGCGGCACTGGAGCCCCGCCCCCGGATCTCGGTGACGACCAACGGGATCGGGCTGGCCCGGCTCGCGCCGACCCTGCGCGCCGCCGGCCTGGACCGGGTGAACGTGTCGCTGGACACCCTCGACCGGGAGCGGTTCGCCGCACTGACCCGCCGGGACCGGCTGGCCGACGTGCTCGCCGGCCTGGCCGGCGCGGCCGAGGCGGGCCTCACCCCGGTGAAGATCAACTCGGTGCTGATGCGCGGGGTCAACGACGACGAGGCCCCGGCGCTGCTGCGCTTCGCCCTGGACCACGGCTACCAGCTGCGCTTCATCGAGCAGATGCCGCTCGACGCGCAGCACGGTTGGGACCGCGCCACCATGGTCACCGCCGACGAGATCCTGGCCGCCCTGGCCCGGGAGTTCGATCTCACGCCGGACCCGGCCGCCCGGGGTGCCGCGCCGGCCGAGACCTGGCTGGTCGGCGGCGGTCCCGCCACCGTCGGCGTGATCGGCAGCGTGACCCGGCCGTTCTGCGGCGACTGCGACCGCACCCGGTTGACCGCCGACGGCCAGGTGCGCGCCTGCCTCTTCGCCACCGACGAGTCCGACCTGCGCGCCGCGCTCCGGGCCGGCGCCGACGACGCCGACCTGGCGGCCCGCTGGCGTACGGCGATGTGGGGCAAGCGCGCCGGCCACGGCATCGACGACCCGACCTTCCTGCAACCCGCCCGACCGATGTCGGCGATCGGAGGCTGA
- a CDS encoding fructosamine kinase family protein codes for MDLAYLRAHPEHLPTFLTHQRIRETPVSGGDICAASRLTLDDGHSVFAKTWPETAGRPVPEGFFATEAAGLRWLREAGTVAVPEVVVALPGLLALDWVDSGEPTPEAAERFGRELAGLHRAGAPAFGAEWTGFIGALPQDNTPEQGPWWEWFARRRLQPYLRMSVENGALTAAETDLVQEVVERIAEFGGDEPPARIHGDLWPGNLLWGVDERVWLVDPAAHGGHRETDLAQLALFGGPPHLDRILAAYDEAWPLADGWRARVPLHQLHLLLVHTALFGGAYRDAVGSAARAALRGAGRATVDR; via the coding sequence ATGGACCTGGCCTATCTGCGGGCGCATCCGGAACACCTGCCGACCTTCCTGACCCATCAGCGGATCCGGGAGACGCCGGTGTCCGGCGGTGACATCTGTGCCGCCTCCCGGCTCACCCTGGACGACGGCCACTCGGTCTTCGCCAAGACCTGGCCGGAGACGGCGGGACGGCCGGTGCCGGAGGGGTTCTTCGCCACCGAGGCGGCCGGGCTGCGCTGGCTGCGCGAGGCGGGCACGGTGGCCGTACCGGAGGTGGTGGTGGCCCTGCCCGGGCTGCTGGCGCTGGACTGGGTGGACAGCGGCGAGCCGACGCCCGAGGCGGCCGAACGGTTCGGCCGGGAGCTGGCCGGGCTGCACCGGGCCGGCGCGCCCGCGTTTGGGGCGGAGTGGACCGGCTTCATCGGCGCGCTGCCGCAGGACAACACCCCGGAGCAGGGCCCGTGGTGGGAGTGGTTCGCCCGGCGTCGGCTCCAGCCGTACCTGCGGATGTCGGTGGAGAACGGCGCCCTCACCGCCGCCGAGACCGACCTGGTGCAGGAGGTCGTCGAGCGGATCGCCGAGTTCGGCGGCGACGAGCCGCCGGCCCGGATCCACGGTGACCTCTGGCCGGGCAACCTGCTCTGGGGCGTCGACGAGCGGGTGTGGCTGGTCGACCCGGCGGCGCACGGTGGGCACCGGGAGACCGACCTGGCCCAGCTCGCCCTCTTCGGTGGCCCGCCGCACCTGGACCGGATCCTGGCCGCGTACGACGAGGCGTGGCCGCTGGCCGACGGGTGGCGGGCGCGGGTGCCGCTGCACCAACTCCACCTGCTGCTCGTGCATACCGCGCTCTTCGGCGGGGCCTACCGGGACGCGGTGGGCAGCGCGGCCCGCGCCGCGCTGCGTGGCGCCGGACGCGCTACGGTCGACAGGTGA
- a CDS encoding DUF4192 domain-containing protein codes for MTPTDRPRLAVRSPADLIAAVPYLLGFHPADSVVVVAMRGRQVVFAARADLPPPAADPQPAARHLAGVISRQGAGAATVVGYGPASRVTPTVDAVGEALGEAGLLVLDALRVTDGRWWSYLCIEPDCCPPDGTPYDPGASEVSAAAVFAGQVALPDRAALTAQVAPFDGPVRVAMRQATARARRRLAALTEEADETPPVGGRSVRSAGVAALRVALRRHRRGERLTDDEAAWLTVLLTRLPVRDHAWERTDGRDADISLWTDVLRRAEPELTAAPGSLLAFAAWRAGLGALAAVALERVLATHPDYSLALLLDDLLRRGVPPSELDGWPAVGLPGVIRRRARRRGVSRRTI; via the coding sequence ATGACTCCGACCGACCGCCCCCGGCTCGCCGTCCGCTCGCCCGCCGACCTGATCGCCGCCGTGCCGTACCTGCTCGGCTTCCATCCCGCCGACAGCGTCGTGGTGGTGGCGATGCGTGGCCGGCAGGTCGTCTTCGCCGCCCGGGCCGACCTGCCCCCACCCGCGGCGGACCCTCAGCCGGCGGCGCGGCACCTCGCCGGGGTGATCTCCCGACAGGGCGCCGGCGCCGCCACCGTCGTCGGGTACGGCCCGGCCTCCCGGGTCACCCCGACGGTCGACGCGGTCGGCGAGGCGCTGGGCGAGGCCGGCCTGCTCGTCCTCGACGCGCTCCGGGTGACCGACGGGCGCTGGTGGTCCTACCTCTGCATCGAGCCGGACTGCTGCCCGCCCGACGGCACCCCGTACGACCCGGGGGCGAGCGAGGTCAGCGCGGCGGCCGTCTTCGCCGGGCAGGTCGCCCTCCCCGACCGGGCGGCGCTGACCGCGCAGGTGGCCCCGTTCGACGGGCCGGTCCGGGTCGCCATGCGGCAGGCCACCGCCCGGGCCCGCCGTCGGCTCGCCGCACTCACCGAGGAGGCGGACGAGACCCCGCCCGTCGGCGGGCGGTCGGTCCGCTCGGCCGGTGTCGCCGCGCTCCGGGTCGCGCTGCGGCGGCACCGGCGGGGCGAGCGGCTGACCGACGACGAGGCGGCCTGGCTGACCGTCCTGCTCACCCGGCTCCCGGTGCGCGACCACGCCTGGGAACGCACCGACGGGCGGGACGCCGACATCAGCCTCTGGACCGACGTGCTGCGCCGGGCCGAGCCGGAGCTGACCGCCGCTCCGGGCAGCCTGCTCGCCTTCGCCGCCTGGCGGGCCGGGTTGGGTGCGCTCGCGGCGGTGGCGCTGGAACGGGTGCTGGCCACCCACCCCGACTACTCGCTCGCGCTGCTCCTGGACGACCTGCTCCGCCGGGGCGTGCCCCCGTCCGAGCTGGACGGCTGGCCCGCGGTCGGCCTGCCCGGCGTGATCCGTCGACGGGCCCGCCGACGCGGTGTCTCCCGCCGGACGATCTGA
- the fdhD gene encoding formate dehydrogenase accessory sulfurtransferase FdhD, translating into MGRATDRRGVQRIDLDAAGDGRARVRRQDTLAVEEPLEIRVGPGGPGRRKPLAVTMRTPGDDLDLAIGFLLTEGLIGSADDVHTAQLCAGADTPNTYNVADVVLAPGVPPPVTDVSRNFYTTSSCGVCGKASIDSVRTRSRFAVVDDPLVVPADTLVALPDRLRAAQRAFDRTGGLHAAGLFTAAGELVVLREDVGRHNAVDKVIGWAVRERRLPLAGHVLLVSGRASFELTQKAWMAGVPLLAAVSAPSTLAVELADEAGMTLVGFLRGRTMNVYTGGQRLSGTD; encoded by the coding sequence ATGGGACGGGCGACTGACCGGCGGGGCGTGCAGCGGATCGACCTGGACGCGGCGGGGGACGGACGCGCCCGGGTACGCCGCCAGGACACCCTGGCCGTCGAGGAGCCGTTGGAGATCCGGGTGGGACCGGGAGGTCCCGGCCGGCGCAAGCCACTCGCGGTGACCATGCGGACCCCCGGCGACGACCTCGACCTGGCGATCGGCTTCCTGCTCACCGAAGGGCTGATCGGCTCCGCCGACGACGTGCACACCGCCCAGCTCTGCGCGGGCGCGGACACCCCGAACACCTACAACGTCGCCGACGTGGTGCTCGCCCCGGGCGTGCCGCCGCCCGTCACCGACGTCTCCCGCAACTTCTACACGACCAGTTCGTGCGGGGTCTGCGGCAAGGCGAGCATCGACTCGGTGCGGACCCGGTCGCGCTTCGCCGTCGTCGACGACCCGCTGGTCGTGCCGGCCGACACGCTGGTCGCGCTGCCGGATCGGCTGCGGGCGGCGCAGCGGGCCTTCGACCGCACCGGTGGGCTGCACGCGGCCGGGCTCTTCACCGCCGCCGGTGAACTGGTGGTGCTCCGCGAGGACGTGGGCCGGCACAACGCGGTGGACAAGGTGATCGGCTGGGCGGTGCGGGAACGCCGGCTGCCGCTGGCCGGGCACGTGCTGCTGGTCTCCGGCCGGGCCAGCTTCGAGCTGACGCAGAAGGCCTGGATGGCCGGGGTGCCCCTGCTGGCGGCCGTCTCGGCGCCCAGCACCCTCGCCGTCGAGCTGGCCGACGAGGCGGGGATGACCCTGGTCGGCTTCCTGCGCGGCCGGACGATGAACGTCTATACCGGGGGGCAGCGGCTGAGCGGCACCGACTGA
- the mobA gene encoding molybdenum cofactor guanylyltransferase — protein sequence MTTYAAVVLAGGAARRMGGVDKPALPVGGRPMRDRVLAAVADAEPRVLVGPVDGAPPGVRVTREQPPGGGPVAATAAGLALLDPGTTTVALLAGDLPLLTADAVADLLRRLAGSTADGVCHLDGDGRLQQLCGVWRVAALRAALDRLAAERGGTLDGAPFRALLGGLTVLEVPWSGSGPPPWFDCDTDEDVRRAEEWTR from the coding sequence GTGACGACGTACGCGGCGGTGGTGCTCGCGGGAGGCGCGGCCCGGCGGATGGGCGGGGTGGACAAGCCCGCGCTCCCGGTCGGTGGCCGGCCGATGCGGGACCGGGTGCTGGCCGCGGTCGCCGACGCGGAACCACGCGTGCTGGTCGGGCCGGTGGACGGGGCGCCCCCGGGGGTGCGGGTGACCCGCGAGCAGCCTCCCGGCGGCGGACCCGTCGCCGCCACCGCCGCCGGACTGGCCCTGCTCGACCCCGGTACGACCACCGTGGCCCTGCTCGCCGGCGACCTGCCGCTGCTCACCGCCGATGCGGTGGCCGACCTGCTCCGGCGGCTCGCCGGGTCGACCGCCGACGGGGTCTGCCACCTCGATGGTGACGGCCGCCTTCAGCAGCTCTGCGGGGTGTGGCGGGTCGCCGCGCTGCGGGCCGCCCTGGACCGGCTCGCCGCCGAGCGCGGCGGGACGCTCGACGGGGCCCCGTTCCGGGCGCTGCTCGGCGGGCTGACCGTGCTGGAGGTGCCGTGGTCGGGCTCGGGTCCGCCGCCCTGGTTCGACTGCGACACTGACGAGGACGTACGCCGGGCCGAGGAGTGGACACGATGA
- a CDS encoding DUF6457 domain-containing protein, translating into MTVMDEWVTAACAELELDPAEVSVPVVLDLAKDVAHQVLRPGAPVSAYLLGLAVGRGADLATAASRLSGLAASWPVQLDGTSLAG; encoded by the coding sequence ATGACGGTGATGGACGAGTGGGTCACGGCGGCCTGCGCCGAGCTGGAGCTGGACCCGGCCGAGGTGTCGGTGCCGGTGGTGCTCGACCTGGCCAAGGACGTGGCCCACCAGGTGCTGCGGCCCGGCGCCCCGGTCAGCGCCTACCTGCTGGGGCTCGCGGTCGGTCGGGGCGCCGACCTCGCCACGGCGGCCTCCCGGCTCAGTGGGCTCGCGGCGAGCTGGCCGGTGCAGCTCGACGGGACCAGCCTCGCCGGGTGA
- a CDS encoding T3SS (YopN, CesT) and YbjN peptide-binding chaperone 1: protein MTADHPSAPTDDRAGETPEQYESILLDEPTTADLRAKVTEAWRDFARALADRLRALPTGAHVELTLDPTASGTGDAVYSISVDVGAEGRLAARAVGNATLPPGYRLDRAAVADMVALGWSPPGVVAGSGEHFGLDAPTSESSRLAAVLSRTLRDVYGAPHPAFLVYLVHDAEGEPLPVEPLGTARSEFGPDRDVEADLDEALAAAATAQAGENDVLALEERVRTVVSTMLKSQSDQLQVDSDGDINIRAGSAMVFVRVRDNPPLVDVFSPVLTEVEPTERLYVKLSELTNRMPIGRLYCADDTVWASIPVFGRNFQATHLMLAVQVMTGLADELDDRLHGEFGGKRFFGEGDKPTRSSDEHRTGMYL from the coding sequence ATGACGGCAGACCACCCCTCGGCACCTACCGATGACCGCGCCGGCGAGACGCCGGAGCAGTACGAGTCGATCCTGCTGGACGAGCCGACCACGGCCGACCTGCGGGCCAAGGTGACGGAGGCGTGGCGGGACTTCGCCCGGGCGCTCGCCGACCGGCTGCGGGCGCTGCCCACCGGCGCGCACGTCGAGCTGACCCTCGACCCGACCGCCTCCGGCACCGGGGACGCCGTCTATTCGATCAGCGTGGACGTCGGCGCGGAGGGGCGGCTCGCCGCGCGGGCGGTCGGCAACGCGACCCTGCCGCCGGGTTACCGGCTGGACCGGGCGGCGGTGGCCGACATGGTCGCGCTCGGCTGGTCCCCGCCCGGCGTGGTCGCGGGCTCGGGCGAGCACTTCGGCCTGGACGCTCCCACCAGCGAGTCGAGCCGGCTCGCGGCGGTGCTGTCCCGCACGCTCCGCGACGTCTACGGGGCGCCGCACCCGGCGTTCCTGGTCTATCTGGTGCACGACGCGGAGGGCGAGCCGCTGCCGGTGGAGCCGCTGGGCACCGCGCGCAGCGAGTTCGGCCCGGACCGGGACGTCGAGGCGGACCTCGACGAGGCGTTGGCCGCGGCGGCGACCGCGCAGGCCGGTGAGAACGACGTGCTGGCCTTGGAGGAGCGGGTCCGCACCGTCGTCTCCACCATGCTCAAGTCGCAGTCGGACCAGTTGCAGGTCGACTCCGACGGTGACATCAACATCCGGGCCGGCTCCGCGATGGTCTTCGTCCGGGTCCGCGACAATCCGCCGCTGGTGGACGTCTTCTCCCCGGTGCTCACCGAGGTCGAGCCGACCGAGCGGCTCTACGTCAAGCTCTCCGAGCTGACCAACCGGATGCCGATCGGCCGGCTCTACTGCGCCGACGACACGGTCTGGGCGTCGATCCCGGTCTTCGGGCGCAACTTCCAGGCCACCCACCTGATGCTCGCCGTGCAGGTGATGACCGGGTTGGCCGACGAGCTGGACGACCGGCTGCACGGCGAGTTCGGCGGCAAGCGCTTCTTCGGCGAGGGGGACAAGCCGACCCGTTCGTCGGACGAGCACCGCACCGGCATGTACCTCTGA
- a CDS encoding beta-propeller domain-containing protein: protein MKRVTASAATGTLLALSLLAGSGVAPGTAAPDPAPSTVRLVAYDSCAEALAGLRAAATASVGPWGFGAGWRAALLDDLATPAGVAARPDAAGSTAPEHSQTNSHEPGADEPDLVKTDGRRIVTVTRGVLRVVDPATRRQTGQLDLVDGQPARWWPEADLLLHGDRALVLLRPGAPEVDGPAGRPARADGPQLLLVDLTGRPTVVGTYRIQGSLLDARQTGATARVVVSSQPRFPFPYDERRDDAERTAANRAVIARAGLDAWLPRYEWTADGERHVGRVGCDRLSRPTTGSGVGLLTVLSFDLATGRLGDGDPVSIAADADTVYGTTDALYLAGPAGPVRQPGWTGPRRAGPERTAIYQFDATGPGHPRYVAAGSVPGTLLNQYALSEWRGHLRVATTSTEPGTGVTGSAVQVLVRRGDRLAGTGRLGDLGRGERITSVRFLGGTGYVVTFRRTDPLYVVDLTDPAAPRLTGELKITGWSAYLHPVPGDRLLGVGQEADDLGRAQGLQLSLFDVHDPAHPGLLARHHQPYDTSAAEFDPHAFLFEPATGLVALPVTGGGLRLLTVTDRAIRQVGTVTHRQGGAVTRSLLVDGTLWTVSGTGLAATDPATARDLAWLPWT from the coding sequence ATGAAACGGGTGACCGCCTCCGCCGCGACCGGAACCCTGCTCGCCCTGAGCCTCCTCGCCGGCAGCGGCGTCGCCCCCGGGACGGCCGCACCCGACCCGGCCCCGTCCACCGTCCGGCTCGTCGCCTACGACTCCTGCGCGGAGGCGCTCGCCGGACTGCGGGCGGCGGCCACCGCCTCGGTCGGGCCGTGGGGCTTCGGCGCCGGCTGGCGCGCCGCCCTCCTCGACGACCTCGCCACACCGGCCGGCGTCGCGGCCCGGCCCGACGCGGCGGGCAGCACCGCGCCCGAGCACTCGCAGACCAACAGTCACGAGCCGGGCGCGGACGAGCCGGACCTGGTGAAGACCGATGGTCGGCGGATCGTCACCGTCACCCGGGGCGTGCTGCGGGTGGTCGACCCGGCCACCCGGCGACAGACCGGGCAACTCGACCTCGTCGACGGGCAGCCCGCCCGGTGGTGGCCCGAGGCCGACCTGCTACTGCACGGCGACCGCGCCCTGGTGCTGCTCCGCCCGGGCGCACCCGAGGTCGACGGCCCGGCAGGTCGCCCCGCCCGCGCCGACGGGCCACAACTGCTCCTGGTCGACCTGACCGGCCGGCCCACGGTGGTCGGGACGTACCGGATCCAGGGGAGCCTGCTCGACGCGCGGCAGACCGGCGCGACCGCCCGGGTCGTGGTCAGCTCACAGCCGCGATTCCCCTTCCCGTACGACGAGCGGCGCGACGACGCCGAACGGACCGCCGCGAACCGCGCGGTGATCGCCCGCGCCGGCCTGGACGCCTGGCTGCCCCGCTACGAGTGGACCGCCGACGGGGAACGCCACGTCGGGCGGGTCGGCTGCGACCGGCTCAGCCGGCCGACCACCGGCAGCGGCGTCGGGCTGCTGACCGTGCTCAGCTTCGACCTCGCCACCGGTCGCCTCGGCGACGGCGACCCGGTGAGCATCGCCGCCGACGCCGACACCGTCTACGGCACGACCGACGCCCTCTACCTCGCCGGGCCGGCCGGGCCGGTCCGGCAACCCGGGTGGACGGGGCCACGCCGGGCCGGGCCCGAACGCACCGCGATCTACCAGTTCGACGCCACCGGCCCCGGCCACCCCCGCTACGTGGCCGCCGGCAGCGTGCCCGGCACGCTGCTCAACCAGTACGCGCTCTCCGAGTGGCGGGGCCACCTGCGGGTGGCGACCACCTCCACCGAACCGGGGACCGGGGTGACCGGGTCCGCCGTGCAGGTGCTCGTCCGCCGCGGCGACCGGCTCGCCGGTACGGGCCGACTGGGCGACCTCGGCCGGGGTGAACGGATCACCTCCGTCCGTTTCCTCGGCGGCACCGGTTACGTGGTGACCTTCCGCCGGACCGACCCGTTGTACGTGGTCGACCTGACCGACCCCGCCGCGCCCCGGCTCACCGGCGAACTGAAGATCACCGGCTGGTCCGCGTACCTGCACCCGGTGCCCGGGGACCGACTGCTCGGCGTCGGCCAGGAAGCCGACGACCTGGGGCGGGCACAGGGACTACAGCTCTCCCTCTTCGACGTGCACGACCCCGCCCACCCCGGTCTGCTGGCCCGGCACCACCAGCCGTACGACACCTCGGCCGCCGAGTTCGACCCGCACGCGTTCCTCTTCGAGCCGGCCACCGGCCTGGTGGCGCTGCCCGTCACCGGCGGCGGCCTCCGCCTGCTCACCGTCACCGACCGGGCGATCCGTCAGGTCGGCACGGTCACCCACCGGCAGGGCGGTGCGGTCACCCGGTCGCTGCTGGTGGACGGCACGCTCTGGACCGTCTCCGGGACCGGGCTGGCGGCCACCGACCCGGCCACCGCGCGTGACCTCGCCTGGCTCCCCTGGACCTGA
- a CDS encoding Lrp/AsnC family transcriptional regulator, with protein sequence MQIDAVDQRIIALLVADARASYADIGTRVSLSAPAVKRRVDRLRSTGVIRGFTAVVDPAAVGWTTEAFVELFCAGRTTPAQIGAAARRHPEVVGAYTVSGEADALVHLRAADISHLEDALERLRAESFVTSSRSTIVLSRLVESPGVGPSTT encoded by the coding sequence TTGCAGATAGACGCGGTCGACCAGCGAATCATTGCGTTGCTCGTGGCGGACGCCCGCGCGTCGTACGCCGACATCGGCACCCGGGTGTCACTCTCCGCCCCCGCCGTCAAGCGACGGGTCGACCGACTCCGCTCCACCGGCGTCATCCGGGGCTTCACCGCCGTGGTCGACCCGGCCGCCGTCGGCTGGACCACCGAGGCCTTCGTCGAGCTGTTCTGCGCCGGCCGGACCACCCCCGCCCAGATCGGCGCGGCGGCCCGCCGGCACCCCGAGGTGGTCGGCGCGTACACCGTCTCCGGCGAGGCGGACGCCCTCGTCCACCTCCGCGCCGCCGACATCTCCCACCTGGAGGACGCGCTGGAACGGCTGCGGGCGGAGTCCTTCGTGACCTCGTCCCGCAGCACCATCGTTCTCTCCCGGCTGGTCGAGTCGCCCGGCGTCGGCCCCTCCACCACGTGA
- the ddaH gene encoding dimethylargininase, with amino-acid sequence MVTVNQQRVPRKRTYLMCSPEHFAVEYAINPWMDVTAPVDAALAVKQWDRLRETLVGLGHEVHLLTPEAGLPDMVFAANGAFVVDGTVYGAQFKHEQRAAEAAAHRAFYESQDWRFIAPSETNEGEGDFAYLPEAHGGLILAGHGFRTELPAHAEAQEALGRPVVSLRLVDPRFYHLDVALASIDDENVVYYPGAFSAASQRVLTQLFPDAVHADDSDALAFGLNLVSDGLNVVLNSEASRLAGKLKAAGYHPVPVELAELKKGGGSVKCCIAELRH; translated from the coding sequence TTGGTGACCGTGAACCAGCAGCGAGTCCCGCGAAAGCGGACATATCTCATGTGCTCGCCTGAGCACTTCGCGGTCGAGTACGCCATCAACCCGTGGATGGACGTGACCGCGCCGGTCGACGCCGCGCTGGCGGTCAAGCAGTGGGACCGCCTGCGGGAGACGCTCGTCGGCCTCGGCCACGAGGTGCACCTGCTCACGCCCGAGGCGGGGCTGCCCGACATGGTCTTCGCGGCCAACGGCGCCTTCGTGGTGGACGGGACGGTCTACGGCGCCCAGTTCAAGCACGAGCAGCGGGCCGCCGAGGCCGCCGCGCACCGGGCGTTCTACGAGTCGCAGGACTGGCGGTTCATCGCGCCGAGCGAGACCAACGAGGGCGAGGGCGACTTCGCGTACCTGCCGGAGGCGCACGGCGGCCTGATCCTGGCCGGGCACGGCTTCCGGACCGAGCTGCCGGCGCACGCCGAGGCGCAGGAGGCGCTGGGCCGGCCGGTGGTGTCGTTGCGCCTGGTCGACCCGCGCTTCTATCACCTGGACGTGGCGCTCGCGTCGATCGACGACGAGAACGTCGTCTACTACCCGGGTGCCTTCTCGGCGGCCAGCCAGCGGGTGCTCACCCAGCTCTTCCCCGACGCGGTGCACGCCGACGACTCCGACGCCCTGGCCTTCGGCCTGAACCTGGTCAGCGACGGCCTCAACGTGGTGCTCAACAGCGAGGCCAGCCGCCTGGCGGGCAAGCTGAAGGCGGCCGGCTACCACCCGGTCCCGGTGGAGCTGGCCGAGCTGAAGAAGGGCGGCGGCAGCGTGAAGTGCTGCATCGCCGAGCTGCGCCACTGA